Proteins encoded by one window of Larimichthys crocea isolate SSNF chromosome V, L_crocea_2.0, whole genome shotgun sequence:
- the LOC113745761 gene encoding uncharacterized protein LOC113745761 yields the protein MMTYSVKYSFIDEMGADADGVSRDVYAAFWTEFLDCAAEGADVRVPSLSPKWQEEEWKSVGRILAKGLKDQGYFPFRLAQAFTAAVIFGEHSVSPDLLFDSLMLYLSQSERDLLSTALQEAVVGKDEEELLDLMDRMGVRTVPTPDNLRAVLVQVAHKQMIQHPKYALDNIAEVAGPILRKFFPSVQDMKKLYEDIKPTTRKMIKMITASPANSAENQSLRFLHQYIRGLDEMGLRKLMRFLTGSDVICVKEIQVTFTSLEGLARQPIAHTCGPTVELPSTYNSYPELRAEMEAILSSNTYAMDIA from the coding sequence ATGATGACCTACTCTGTGAAATACAGCTTCATTGATGAAATGGGGGCAGATGCTGATGGTGTGTCAAGGGATGTATATGCTGCCTTCTGGACAGAATTCCTAGACTGTGCAGCAGAAGGTGCAGATGTGAGGGTGCCATCACTATCCCCAAAATGGCAAGAGGAGGAATGGAAGTCTGTTGGCAGGATATTGGCCAAGGGACTGAAGGACCAGGGGTATTTTCCATTTCGGCTGGCACAAGCCTTTACAGCAGCAGTCATATTTGGTGAACACTCTGTTTCACCTGATTTACTGTTTGACTCCCTGATGTTGTATCTTAGTCAGTCTGAGCGTGATCTCTTGTCCACTGCTTTGCAAGAGGCAGTTGTCGGCAAAGACGAGGAAGAGCTTCTTGATCTTATGGATCGCATGGGAGTAAGAACAGTACCAACACCAGATAACTTGAGGGCCGTGCTTGTCCAGGTTGCCCACAAGCAAATGATCCAGCACCCAAAATATGCACTGGATAATATTGCAGAGGTTGCAGGACCAATACTCAGGAAGTTTTTCCCAAGTGTACAGGATATGAAGAAGCTGTATGAAGACATTAAACCAACAACACGAAAGATGATTAAGATGATAACAGCTTCTCCAGCTAATTCAGCAGAGAACCAAAGTTTGCGATTTTTACATCAGTACATAAGGGGATTGGATGAAATGGGTCTCCGGAAGCTGATGAGATTTCTGACTGGGTCTGATGTCATCTGTGTAAAAGAAATTCAAGTCACATTCACCTCTTTGGAAGGGCTAGCGCGGCAGCCAATTGCCCATACTTGTGGCCCAACTGTGGAGCTGCCATCAACTTACAACAGCTACCCTGAGCTTCGAGCTGAAATGGAGGCTATACTGTCCAGCAACACTTATGCAATGGACATAGCATAA